A DNA window from Labrys wisconsinensis contains the following coding sequences:
- a CDS encoding carbohydrate ABC transporter permease, with amino-acid sequence MAALDFAASDGAAAVARPAAGRQARLRRAAALFLAPAAALMLVLVAFPLADVLWQSLHYANLVDPATSGFAGADNYRTVLEDEDFLPALWNTLTWTGLSVAGEYALGLAAALALAQPIRARAVFRGIVVVPWVIPIAIAGLNWMWLLNPDYGVLNAWLVDLGLIDHPRDWLGQVDTALLTVTLVNIWRSFPFYTISLLAALQAVPRELHEAAAIDGAGTLRRFLVITLPHLKAVSLTLVFMHIVWTAINFDFIWVMTQGGPLNASQTLPVMIYRYAMQDFDVGAACALASMSMGFMAAMFFVYFYGVRRRGGR; translated from the coding sequence ATGGCGGCCTTGGACTTCGCGGCATCGGACGGGGCGGCGGCGGTCGCCCGCCCGGCGGCCGGCCGCCAGGCCCGGCTGCGGCGCGCCGCCGCCCTGTTCCTGGCGCCGGCGGCGGCGCTGATGCTGGTGCTGGTCGCCTTTCCCCTGGCCGACGTGCTCTGGCAGAGCCTGCACTATGCCAACCTGGTCGACCCCGCGACGTCGGGCTTCGCCGGGGCGGACAATTACCGCACCGTCCTGGAGGACGAGGACTTCCTCCCCGCCCTGTGGAACACGCTGACCTGGACGGGCCTCTCCGTCGCCGGCGAATATGCCCTCGGGCTCGCCGCCGCCCTGGCGCTGGCGCAGCCGATCCGGGCCCGCGCCGTGTTCCGCGGCATCGTGGTGGTGCCCTGGGTGATCCCGATCGCCATCGCCGGCCTCAACTGGATGTGGCTGCTCAACCCTGATTACGGCGTGCTCAACGCCTGGCTGGTCGATCTCGGCCTCATCGATCACCCGCGCGACTGGCTGGGACAGGTGGACACGGCGCTGCTCACGGTCACCCTGGTCAATATCTGGCGCAGCTTTCCCTTCTACACCATCAGCCTCCTGGCGGCGCTGCAGGCGGTGCCGCGCGAGCTGCACGAGGCGGCGGCGATCGACGGGGCCGGGACGCTCCGGCGCTTCCTCGTCATCACCCTGCCGCACCTCAAGGCGGTGTCGCTGACGCTGGTGTTCATGCACATCGTCTGGACCGCCATCAATTTCGACTTCATCTGGGTGATGACCCAGGGCGGCCCACTCAACGCCTCGCAGACCCTGCCCGTGATGATCTACCGCTATGCCATGCAGGACTTCGACGTCGGCGCCGCCTGCGCCCTGGCCTCGATGTCGATGGGCTTCATGGCCGCCATGTTCTTCGTCTATTTCTACGGCGTGCGCCGCCGGGGCGGGCGCTGA
- a CDS encoding cyclase family protein has protein sequence MSDDTNPALGEAWFPSAWGAGDQRGNGNLQGPDKVKAAIGLIRTGETVSLGFPYSTAMPLSPGRTFGLKLPGGPTGGPEGRRSRTVWNDDFIATEIGQIGTHMDGLGHVGHQFGGCGHCQTLLYNGNRLADIWTPYGLKRLGIEQAPIFFTRGVLLDVQGLFGAPLDPGFEITPDHLLACLEREGLDPAAWLEPGDVVLIRTGHGSRFHAEAATWYDGAPGLGLAAAEFLSALRPSVVGADNFAVDVMPPVDPEMVLPCHQHLIMRHGIHLHEGMNLDPLAEKRRFTFAYVFAPTPIVGATGSPGTPFAVL, from the coding sequence ATGTCCGACGACACCAATCCCGCCTTGGGCGAAGCCTGGTTTCCCTCGGCCTGGGGGGCCGGCGACCAGCGCGGCAACGGCAATCTGCAGGGGCCGGACAAGGTCAAGGCGGCGATCGGGCTGATCCGCACCGGCGAGACCGTCAGCCTCGGCTTCCCCTATTCGACGGCGATGCCGCTGTCGCCCGGCCGGACCTTCGGCCTGAAGCTGCCCGGCGGCCCGACGGGCGGCCCCGAGGGGCGCCGCAGCCGGACGGTGTGGAACGACGACTTCATCGCCACCGAGATCGGCCAGATCGGCACCCACATGGACGGGCTCGGCCATGTCGGGCACCAGTTCGGCGGCTGCGGCCATTGCCAGACGCTGCTCTACAACGGCAACCGCCTCGCCGACATCTGGACGCCCTACGGCCTGAAGCGGCTCGGCATCGAGCAGGCGCCGATCTTCTTCACCCGGGGCGTGCTGCTCGACGTGCAGGGGCTGTTCGGCGCCCCGCTCGACCCGGGATTCGAGATCACGCCGGACCATCTCCTTGCCTGCCTGGAGCGCGAGGGCCTCGACCCCGCGGCGTGGCTGGAGCCCGGCGACGTCGTGCTGATCCGCACCGGGCACGGCTCGCGCTTCCACGCCGAGGCTGCGACCTGGTACGACGGCGCGCCGGGGCTGGGCCTGGCCGCGGCGGAGTTCCTGTCGGCGCTGCGGCCCTCCGTGGTCGGGGCGGACAATTTCGCCGTCGACGTCATGCCGCCCGTCGATCCCGAGATGGTGCTGCCCTGCCACCAGCACCTGATCATGCGGCACGGGATCCACCTGCACGAAGGCATGAACCTCGACCCGCTGGCGGAGAAGCGACGCTTCACCTTCGCCTATGTCTTCGCGCCGACGCCGATCGTCGGCGCCACGGGATCGCCCGGGACGCCGTTCGCCGTGCTCTGA
- a CDS encoding efflux RND transporter periplasmic adaptor subunit: protein MVQATTSQRRPACRRLLRLAPLLALGLALAPAAQAQQPPAPTVTVAKPVVKDVVEYDDFIGRFEAVDQVDIRARVSGYVDKIAFADGAIVKAGDPLFTIDQRPYQAALEEAQASLESAKANLDFTTGDLARAEDLRKTGNISGQIYDQRTQALATARADVNRTQATLNRAKLDMQFTEIKAPISGRLSRRLVSIGNLVNANDTILTNIVSMDPIQFYFDVDERSFLAYEKLATGSLKVSIGGDPNEVSVATSDEDEPTHKGHMDFTENRLDQASGTIRARAEFPNKDLKLVPGLFGRIRILGSDKYRGVLVPEEALSTDQDRRVVYVVGPDNTVSLQPVRVGSRVDGYRVIREGLKGDETIVVNGLMRVRPGVKITPKPTTLPDVYVVAKQ from the coding sequence ATGGTCCAAGCCACGACGTCCCAGCGCAGGCCCGCGTGCCGGCGCCTCCTCCGCCTCGCCCCGCTGCTGGCCCTCGGCCTCGCCCTCGCGCCGGCCGCGCAGGCCCAGCAGCCGCCCGCGCCGACCGTCACCGTCGCCAAGCCCGTGGTGAAGGACGTCGTCGAGTATGACGACTTCATCGGCCGCTTCGAGGCGGTCGACCAGGTCGACATCCGCGCCCGCGTCTCCGGCTATGTCGACAAGATCGCCTTCGCCGACGGGGCCATCGTCAAGGCCGGCGACCCGCTGTTCACCATCGACCAGCGCCCCTACCAGGCGGCGCTGGAGGAGGCGCAGGCGAGCCTGGAATCGGCCAAGGCCAATCTCGACTTCACCACCGGCGATCTCGCCCGCGCCGAGGACCTGCGCAAGACCGGCAACATCTCCGGCCAGATCTACGACCAGCGCACCCAGGCCTTGGCGACGGCGCGCGCCGACGTGAACCGCACCCAGGCGACGCTGAACCGCGCCAAGCTCGACATGCAGTTCACCGAGATCAAGGCGCCGATCTCCGGGCGCCTGTCGCGCCGCCTGGTGTCGATCGGCAACCTCGTCAATGCCAACGACACCATCCTCACCAACATCGTGTCGATGGATCCGATCCAGTTCTACTTCGACGTCGACGAGCGCTCCTTCCTGGCCTACGAGAAGCTGGCGACCGGCTCGCTCAAGGTGTCGATCGGCGGCGACCCCAACGAGGTGTCGGTGGCGACCTCCGACGAGGACGAGCCCACCCACAAGGGGCACATGGACTTCACCGAGAACCGGCTCGACCAGGCGAGCGGCACGATCCGGGCCCGGGCGGAGTTCCCCAACAAGGACCTCAAGCTGGTGCCGGGCCTGTTCGGGCGCATCCGCATCCTCGGCTCCGACAAATATCGCGGCGTGCTGGTGCCGGAGGAGGCGCTGTCGACCGACCAGGACCGCCGGGTGGTCTATGTCGTCGGGCCCGACAACACCGTGTCGCTGCAGCCGGTGCGCGTCGGCTCGCGCGTCGACGGCTACCGCGTCATCCGCGAGGGCCTCAAGGGCGACGAGACCATCGTCGTCAACGGGCTGATGCGCGTGCGGCCGGGCGTCAAGATCACGCCGAAGCCGACCACCCTGCCCGACGTCTACGTCGTGGCCAAGCAGTAG
- a CDS encoding ABC transporter permease, with protein MLALTQSTSPPGRSARIVPLALIAAAIVLLVLAARWTTPAFATVDNAFVIVRAASITGIVAIGMSFVTISGNLFALSASQLAALLAVIFALATQALGFAGGAAATLAIAAAAGIAQGLAITVIGNPIVTTLAFGAVFRGLASLVSGNGIVRIDSAAASWFGTARPLGIPTQSWAFAAIALCGWFLIRRARIGRLLVLSGANRAAAIASGLSVGAATVAAMTLLCLGSAIVAIFTVAQFAQAKADLFTGTDFDYIAAVLVGGIALRGGQGSPLQAAFGAVLIALLQNFMLLNGLSAGVRMTIVGGLVVVATCAFHLLQGRAR; from the coding sequence ATGCTGGCCCTCACCCAATCGACATCGCCGCCGGGACGGTCCGCCCGCATCGTGCCGTTGGCGCTGATCGCCGCGGCGATCGTCCTGCTGGTGCTGGCGGCGCGCTGGACCACCCCGGCCTTCGCCACGGTCGACAATGCCTTCGTCATCGTCCGCGCCGCTTCCATCACCGGCATCGTGGCGATCGGCATGAGCTTCGTGACCATCTCCGGCAACCTGTTCGCCCTGTCCGCCAGCCAGCTCGCCGCGCTGCTGGCCGTGATCTTCGCCCTGGCGACGCAGGCGCTGGGCTTTGCCGGCGGCGCGGCCGCGACCCTGGCCATCGCGGCGGCGGCCGGCATCGCCCAGGGGCTGGCGATCACCGTCATCGGCAACCCGATCGTCACCACGCTCGCCTTCGGCGCCGTCTTCCGCGGCCTCGCCTCGCTGGTCAGCGGCAACGGCATCGTGCGGATCGACAGCGCGGCGGCGAGCTGGTTCGGCACGGCCCGCCCGCTCGGCATCCCGACCCAGAGCTGGGCCTTCGCGGCGATCGCGCTCTGCGGCTGGTTCCTGATCCGCAGGGCCCGCATCGGCCGGCTCCTGGTGCTCTCCGGCGCCAACCGGGCGGCGGCGATCGCCAGCGGGCTCAGCGTCGGCGCCGCCACCGTCGCGGCCATGACCCTGCTCTGCCTCGGGAGCGCCATCGTCGCGATCTTCACCGTCGCGCAGTTCGCGCAGGCCAAGGCCGATCTCTTCACCGGCACCGATTTCGACTATATCGCCGCCGTCCTCGTCGGCGGCATCGCGCTCCGGGGCGGGCAGGGCTCGCCGCTGCAGGCGGCCTTCGGCGCCGTCCTGATCGCGCTCCTGCAGAACTTCATGCTGCTCAACGGCCTCAGCGCCGGTGTCCGGATGACGATCGTCGGCGGGCTGGTCGTCGTGGCGACCTGCGCCTTCCATCTCCTGCAGGGGAGGGCGCGATGA
- a CDS encoding shikimate dehydrogenase, with protein MSAEGSTGTPVRAALIGAGIQASLTPALHMAEGSANGLAYDYELIDLERLHLDASALPQILQAAERRGLVGLNVTHPCKQAVLAELDALSDDAAALRAVNTVVLRGGRRVGHNTDWSGFREGFRRALPDADLRAVVQLGAGGAGAAVAHAALVMGSAALTLFDREADRAERLAADLAGRFPDRRIRAGGDLDAVMATATGLIHATPTGMRGHPGMPLPAHLLDGRPWVAEIVYFPLETELLRAARARGCRTVDGGGMAVFQAVGAFRLFTGLEPDAGRMLRHFESLVRGEPAGRSG; from the coding sequence GTGTCGGCAGAAGGGTCAACCGGAACCCCCGTTCGGGCAGCGCTGATCGGCGCCGGCATCCAGGCTTCGCTGACGCCGGCCCTGCACATGGCCGAGGGCTCGGCCAACGGCCTCGCCTATGACTATGAGCTGATCGACCTGGAGCGGCTGCATCTCGATGCCTCCGCGCTGCCGCAGATCCTCCAGGCGGCCGAGCGGCGCGGCCTCGTCGGCCTCAACGTCACCCATCCCTGCAAGCAGGCGGTCCTCGCCGAGCTCGATGCGCTCTCCGACGACGCCGCCGCGTTGCGCGCGGTCAACACCGTCGTGCTGCGCGGGGGCCGGCGCGTCGGCCACAACACCGACTGGTCGGGCTTTCGGGAGGGCTTCAGGCGAGCCCTGCCGGACGCCGACCTCCGCGCCGTCGTCCAGCTCGGGGCCGGGGGTGCCGGCGCCGCCGTCGCCCATGCCGCGCTCGTCATGGGGTCGGCGGCGCTCACCCTGTTCGACCGCGAGGCGGACCGGGCCGAGCGGCTGGCGGCCGACCTTGCCGGGCGCTTCCCCGACCGCCGCATCCGCGCCGGCGGGGACCTCGACGCGGTAATGGCGACGGCCACCGGCCTGATCCATGCGACGCCGACCGGCATGCGCGGCCATCCCGGCATGCCGCTGCCCGCGCACCTCCTCGACGGCCGGCCCTGGGTGGCGGAGATCGTCTACTTCCCGCTCGAGACCGAGCTCCTGCGCGCCGCCCGTGCCAGGGGCTGCCGCACCGTCGACGGCGGCGGCATGGCCGTGTTCCAGGCGGTCGGCGCCTTCCGCCTCTTCACCGGCCTGGAGCCCGATGCCGGCCGGATGCTGCGCCACTTCGAGAGCCTGGTGCGCGGCGAGCCCGCCGGCCGGAGCGGATGA
- a CDS encoding ABC transporter permease, whose amino-acid sequence MMASPQARDLLARAALMVAVYAIFAAMLPTYTSLKGGAALLDGAVLTGLIALGVGLTMIAGEMDLSVGSMAALCGVIAVKLAPSAGPMPAILAVAAFAAGLGALQGLAIAWLRINSMIFTIGTLIGLRGITLIASGETTVLIPFDRLAMTDGFAARFLVFSPLSLTLLAAALAVGLFANRTLWGRELYAIGGGRAEARAAGVSIRRPIVLAFALSAGLAGLGGALLSLRSGSASPLGFEAVLLEAVAACLIGGVALQGGRGSIPGILCGLFALRFLISGIGGMGAPFWAQSLATGALLIIVIVVEALSRAIVARRALARRGASAT is encoded by the coding sequence ATGATGGCCTCGCCCCAGGCCCGCGACCTCCTGGCCCGCGCCGCGCTGATGGTCGCGGTCTACGCGATCTTCGCCGCGATGCTGCCGACCTACACCTCGCTCAAGGGCGGCGCGGCGCTGCTCGATGGCGCCGTGCTCACCGGGCTGATCGCCCTCGGCGTCGGGCTGACGATGATCGCCGGCGAGATGGACCTGTCGGTCGGCTCGATGGCGGCGCTGTGCGGCGTCATCGCGGTCAAGCTCGCGCCGTCGGCCGGCCCGATGCCGGCGATCCTGGCCGTGGCCGCCTTCGCCGCCGGCCTCGGCGCGCTGCAGGGGCTGGCGATCGCCTGGCTGCGCATCAACTCGATGATCTTCACCATCGGCACGCTGATCGGCCTGCGCGGCATCACCCTGATCGCCTCGGGCGAGACGACCGTGCTGATCCCGTTCGACCGGCTGGCGATGACGGACGGCTTCGCCGCCCGCTTCCTGGTCTTCTCGCCGCTCAGCCTGACGCTGCTCGCCGCGGCGCTGGCCGTCGGGCTGTTCGCCAACCGGACGCTGTGGGGCCGCGAGCTCTATGCGATCGGCGGCGGGCGGGCCGAGGCGCGCGCCGCCGGCGTGTCGATCCGCCGGCCGATCGTGCTCGCCTTCGCCCTGTCCGCCGGCCTGGCCGGGCTGGGCGGCGCCCTCCTGTCGTTGCGCTCCGGCAGCGCCAGCCCGCTCGGCTTCGAGGCGGTGCTGCTGGAGGCCGTCGCCGCCTGCCTGATCGGCGGCGTCGCCCTGCAGGGCGGGCGTGGCAGCATCCCCGGCATCCTGTGCGGGCTGTTCGCCCTGCGCTTCCTGATCAGCGGCATCGGCGGCATGGGTGCGCCTTTCTGGGCCCAGAGCCTTGCAACCGGCGCGCTGCTGATCATTGTGATCGTCGTCGAGGCCCTGTCCCGGGCCATCGTCGCCCGGCGGGCGCTGGCGCGCCGCGGCGCCTCCGCCACCTGA
- a CDS encoding carbohydrate ABC transporter permease, translated as MVVNRSQRLIAGVATYATLAVFCVLCLFPFLWMLDTALKPPAEVMSSRPTFLIAAPTLKNFAAVLLDSDFLVYFRNSLIVAGASTLFTLVVSVFASYALSRWGYQTVSRLVGGAMVVSQMIPGVLLLVPLYVLMRHLGLLSTYWALIIVYCTFMIPLVTFMLKGFFDGIPIELEEAAEIDGCSRLGFIRRILLPLSAPGILATGVFAFVAAWNEFMFGYVLINDDARRTLTPGIMIFKGSHQTDWGLLMAASVLAVVPVALGFVYLQRFLVESLSAGAVKG; from the coding sequence ATGGTGGTGAACCGCAGCCAGCGCCTGATCGCCGGCGTGGCGACCTATGCGACGCTCGCCGTCTTCTGCGTGCTGTGCCTCTTTCCCTTCCTGTGGATGCTCGACACCGCGCTGAAGCCGCCGGCCGAGGTGATGAGCAGCCGGCCGACCTTCCTGATCGCGGCGCCGACGCTGAAGAATTTCGCCGCCGTGCTGCTCGACAGCGATTTCCTCGTCTATTTCCGCAACAGCCTGATCGTCGCCGGCGCCTCGACCCTGTTCACGCTGGTGGTGTCGGTGTTCGCCAGCTACGCCCTCAGCCGCTGGGGATACCAGACCGTGAGCCGGCTGGTCGGCGGGGCCATGGTGGTGTCGCAGATGATCCCGGGCGTGCTGCTGCTCGTGCCGCTCTACGTGCTGATGCGGCATCTCGGCCTGCTCAGCACCTATTGGGCGCTGATCATCGTCTACTGCACCTTCATGATCCCGCTGGTGACCTTCATGCTGAAGGGCTTCTTCGACGGGATCCCGATCGAGCTGGAGGAGGCCGCCGAGATCGACGGCTGCTCGCGCCTCGGCTTCATCCGCCGCATCCTGCTGCCGCTCTCGGCGCCGGGGATCCTGGCGACCGGCGTCTTCGCCTTCGTCGCCGCCTGGAACGAGTTCATGTTCGGCTACGTCCTGATCAACGACGACGCGCGGCGCACGCTCACCCCCGGGATCATGATCTTCAAGGGCTCGCACCAGACCGACTGGGGCCTGCTGATGGCCGCCTCGGTGCTGGCAGTGGTGCCGGTCGCCCTCGGCTTCGTCTATCTCCAGCGCTTCCTGGTCGAGAGCCTCTCGGCCGGCGCGGTGAAGGGGTGA
- a CDS encoding sugar ABC transporter substrate-binding protein — protein MASSSFGWGLRAAVAALGLATSGLAPASAADKGTIVVFVPSSTNPYIGQFQKGARDKAAGLGYTIKVIENNFNQAEQDSQVQQQLASGEAVAGYVWWPFENAAGLGSLRALSQSGAPVIVSNQYPIKGTEAYWTAYAGANDFLSGKTAAELLLDACAKAPIKCGKGAIIRFPAGVSAGDDRVTGFQDAVKGKLETIAVVPTAGFLEDEGYKVAAQIIPANKGVLTWLYTENDSIAGAATQAARENGLTPGKDILIVGGTCHGDSSHVVNGELVGTAIQSGYFEGWLAVQTLAKFVNTGKVEDGEVYVEAGPDAPPSDEGAPHKYNFLPNPPVGNSQQAYDQTKLWGRTAKELCNF, from the coding sequence ATGGCATCGTCAAGCTTCGGGTGGGGACTTCGGGCCGCGGTCGCGGCGCTGGGCCTGGCGACGTCCGGCCTCGCCCCGGCCTCGGCGGCCGACAAGGGCACGATCGTGGTGTTCGTGCCGTCGAGCACCAACCCCTATATCGGCCAGTTCCAGAAGGGCGCCCGGGATAAGGCGGCCGGGCTCGGCTACACCATCAAGGTCATCGAGAACAACTTCAACCAGGCCGAGCAGGACAGCCAGGTGCAGCAGCAGCTCGCATCGGGCGAGGCGGTGGCGGGCTATGTCTGGTGGCCGTTCGAGAACGCGGCGGGCCTGGGCTCGCTCCGCGCCCTGTCGCAGTCGGGCGCGCCGGTGATCGTCTCGAACCAGTATCCGATCAAGGGCACCGAGGCCTACTGGACCGCCTATGCCGGCGCCAACGACTTCCTGAGCGGCAAGACGGCGGCCGAGCTCCTGCTCGACGCCTGCGCCAAGGCGCCGATCAAGTGCGGCAAGGGGGCGATCATCCGCTTCCCCGCCGGTGTCTCCGCCGGCGACGACCGGGTGACCGGCTTCCAGGATGCGGTCAAGGGCAAGCTGGAGACGATCGCCGTGGTGCCGACCGCCGGCTTCCTCGAGGACGAGGGCTACAAGGTCGCCGCGCAGATCATCCCGGCCAACAAGGGCGTGCTGACCTGGCTCTATACGGAGAACGACTCCATCGCCGGCGCGGCGACGCAGGCGGCCCGCGAGAACGGCCTGACGCCGGGCAAGGATATCCTGATCGTCGGCGGCACCTGCCACGGCGATTCCAGCCATGTCGTCAACGGCGAGCTGGTCGGCACCGCCATCCAGTCCGGCTATTTCGAAGGCTGGCTCGCGGTGCAGACGCTGGCCAAGTTCGTCAACACCGGCAAGGTCGAGGACGGCGAGGTCTATGTCGAGGCCGGCCCGGACGCGCCGCCCTCGGACGAGGGCGCGCCGCACAAGTACAATTTCCTGCCGAACCCGCCGGTCGGCAATTCGCAGCAGGCCTATGATCAGACCAAGCTCTGGGGCCGCACGGCCAAGGAGCTGTGCAACTTCTGA
- a CDS encoding sugar ABC transporter ATP-binding protein codes for MLRMTKIAKRYGAAVALESVDLEVRRGEVMALLGENGAGKSTLVKILAGVETPDAGTIEIAGTPRAIRSPVQSQAAGIAYVAQELSIVETLSVAENVFLGDGSVGVWRSPARLARLAGPFLARVGLDHVDPLQAAGSISVAERQLVEIARLLSRKAVIAILDEPTAALSDAEIARVKAAVRALSAEGCAIVYVTHRLGEVFELAGRVTIIRNGRSFPPVATASLDVDGLIERMLGRRLDQMFPPRAEAFGETLLAVEAGLCRGLQAPLSFRLRQGEILALAGQVGSGANAVLRMLAGTVPAQQGRLTLAGRPYAPRSIADAIAAGVGYCSDDRKRDGIFAARSLVENLSAPALDRVTRLALIDAGAERAHTRTIAGQFGLDPDRLGRLAGHLSGGNQQKVALGKWIGLPPRLLLVEEPTRGVDVGARAEIYRHLRAQAQAGLAILFSSSDTQEVLGLADRVATFYHGRLVGLAEAAAHTVESITRDVTHPDLAA; via the coding sequence ATGCTGCGCATGACCAAGATCGCCAAGCGCTACGGCGCGGCCGTCGCCCTGGAGAGCGTCGACCTGGAGGTGCGGCGCGGCGAGGTGATGGCGCTGCTCGGCGAGAACGGCGCCGGCAAGAGCACGCTCGTCAAGATCCTCGCCGGGGTCGAGACGCCGGACGCGGGGACGATCGAGATCGCGGGAACGCCGCGCGCCATCCGCTCGCCCGTGCAGTCCCAGGCCGCCGGCATCGCCTATGTCGCGCAGGAGCTCAGCATCGTCGAGACGCTGTCGGTGGCCGAGAACGTCTTCCTCGGCGACGGGAGCGTCGGCGTCTGGCGCTCGCCGGCGAGGCTGGCCCGCCTGGCCGGGCCCTTCCTCGCCCGCGTCGGGCTCGACCATGTCGACCCCCTGCAGGCGGCCGGCTCGATCTCCGTGGCGGAGCGCCAGCTCGTCGAGATCGCCCGGCTGCTGTCGCGCAAGGCGGTCATCGCCATCCTCGACGAGCCGACGGCGGCGCTGTCCGACGCCGAGATCGCGCGCGTCAAGGCCGCGGTGCGCGCCCTGTCGGCCGAGGGCTGCGCCATCGTCTACGTCACCCACCGGCTTGGCGAGGTGTTCGAGCTCGCCGGGCGCGTCACCATCATCCGCAACGGGCGCAGTTTCCCGCCGGTGGCGACAGCCTCGCTCGACGTCGACGGGCTGATCGAGCGCATGCTCGGGCGACGGCTCGACCAGATGTTCCCGCCGCGGGCAGAGGCCTTCGGCGAGACCCTGCTCGCCGTGGAGGCGGGGCTGTGCCGCGGCCTGCAGGCGCCGCTGTCGTTCCGGCTGCGGCAGGGCGAGATCCTGGCGCTGGCCGGGCAGGTCGGCAGCGGCGCCAATGCGGTGCTGCGCATGCTGGCCGGCACGGTGCCGGCCCAGCAGGGCCGCCTGACGCTCGCCGGCCGGCCCTATGCGCCGCGCTCGATCGCCGATGCCATCGCGGCCGGGGTCGGCTATTGCTCCGACGACCGCAAGCGCGACGGCATCTTCGCCGCGCGCAGCCTGGTGGAGAACCTGTCGGCCCCGGCGCTCGACCGGGTGACGCGCCTGGCGCTGATCGATGCCGGCGCCGAGCGGGCCCATACCAGGACGATCGCCGGGCAGTTCGGCCTCGATCCCGACCGCCTCGGCCGGCTTGCAGGCCATCTCAGCGGCGGCAACCAGCAGAAGGTCGCGCTCGGCAAATGGATCGGCCTGCCGCCGCGCCTGCTCCTGGTGGAGGAGCCGACCCGCGGCGTCGACGTCGGGGCGCGGGCCGAGATCTACCGGCACCTGCGGGCCCAGGCGCAGGCCGGCCTCGCCATCCTGTTCTCCTCCTCCGACACCCAGGAGGTGCTCGGCCTCGCCGACCGGGTCGCGACCTTCTATCACGGCCGCCTGGTTGGTCTGGCCGAGGCCGCGGCGCACACGGTCGAGAGCATCACGCGCGACGTCACCCATCCCGATCTCGCCGCGTGA
- a CDS encoding TetR/AcrR family transcriptional regulator, whose protein sequence is MARRNEAAGAPEAGKAAAERPASRRGDADLSRSDILDVATQEFAAHGLSGARVDAIAERTRTSKRMIYYHFGSKEGLYLAVLEKAYQAIRDVEDALNLANLDPETAIRVLIGSTFDYDEAHPEFVRLVAIENIHRAEHMARSETIARLNVSVIDALTAILERGRKEGTFRAAISAVDLHMMISAFCFFRVSNRHTFGTIFARDLGEHGTRARHRQMIQDAVVAYLKHG, encoded by the coding sequence ATGGCGAGGCGGAACGAGGCGGCAGGAGCGCCGGAGGCGGGCAAGGCCGCGGCAGAAAGGCCGGCTTCGCGCCGTGGCGACGCCGATCTCTCCCGCAGCGACATCCTCGACGTGGCGACGCAGGAATTCGCGGCGCATGGCCTGTCCGGCGCGCGGGTCGATGCCATCGCCGAGCGGACGCGCACCTCCAAGCGCATGATCTACTATCATTTCGGCAGCAAGGAGGGGCTCTACCTCGCCGTGCTCGAGAAGGCCTATCAGGCCATCCGCGACGTCGAGGACGCGCTCAACCTGGCCAATCTCGACCCGGAGACCGCCATCCGGGTGCTGATCGGCTCGACCTTCGACTATGACGAGGCCCATCCGGAATTCGTCCGCCTGGTGGCGATCGAGAACATCCACCGGGCCGAGCACATGGCGCGGTCGGAGACGATCGCGAGATTGAACGTCTCGGTCATCGACGCGCTCACCGCGATCCTGGAGCGTGGGCGCAAGGAGGGGACGTTCCGGGCGGCGATCAGCGCGGTCGACCTGCACATGATGATCAGCGCCTTCTGCTTCTTCCGCGTCTCGAACCGGCACACGTTCGGCACGATCTTCGCCCGCGACCTCGGCGAGCACGGCACCAGGGCGCGGCACCGGCAGATGATCCAGGATGCCGTCGTCGCCTATCTCAAGCACGGCTGA